One genomic window of Glycine soja cultivar W05 chromosome 9, ASM419377v2, whole genome shotgun sequence includes the following:
- the LOC114367146 gene encoding VQ motif-containing protein 20-like: protein MSPSQFHAKKPITSATTNNNINGLLSSPPLKINKESHFIKKSSSSSSSSSSSTSSSLVNSAMTRAMPTSLYKQPQQHHHPVIIYTHSPKVIHTQPKDFMSLVQKLTGLSRSGEEKEEGGNQSPQQLSNQEFGGDVAAVVGDKESDRKNVNIVKNEDNETSSVITEENNCSSVGENQVNSCFMTGEPSMLEPKLNPYVTNFPVMAPSSAEFVCSSQPFLNYSDSLFFSHNLRTSLEGMKEFLEH, encoded by the coding sequence ATGAGTCCTTCACAATTCCATGCAAAGAAACCAATCACCTCCGccaccaccaacaacaacatTAATGGATTGCTATCATCACCACCTTTGAAAATCAACAAGGAATctcatttcatcaaaaaatcatcatcttcatcatcgtcatcgtcatcatcaacatcatcatcCCTTGTTAATAGTGCCATGACACGGGCAATGCCAACGTCATTGTACAAACAACCACAACAACACCACCACCCGGTAATTATCTACACACATTCTCCAAAGGTCATCCACACTCAGCCTAAGGATTTCATGTCATTGGTGCAAAAGCTCACTGGCCTCTCTCGCTCAGGAGAGGAGAAAGAGGAGGGTGGCAACCAATCGCCACAACAACTCTCGAACCAAGAATTTGGGGGTGATGTTGCGGCGGTGGTGGGAGACAAAGAAAGTGATAGAAAAAATGTGAATATTGTGAAAAATGAGGACAACGAGACATCATCGGTAATAACCGAAGAAAACAATTGTAGTAGCGTGGGAGAAAACCAAGTTAACTCTTGTTTCATGACCGGGGAGCCATCAATGCTAGAGCCTAAGTTGAACCCTTATGTGACAAATTTTCCGGTTATGGCGCCGAGCTCGGCGGAGTTTGTGTGTTCGAGTCAGCCATTCTTGAATTACTCGGACTCTTTGTTCTTCTCTCATAACTTGAGAACCTCATTGGAAGGGATGAAAGAGTTCCTTGAGCATTGA